In Actinomyces weissii, a genomic segment contains:
- a CDS encoding ATP-dependent Clp protease ATP-binding subunit: MDTNYTTRSQEAIAGAMQAAAAAGNPQVETAHLLVELLGQQDGVASALLAAAVPDPQARTAVGAAARRTLTALPANAGSTVTRPLPSRALLAALEAAAKEAEQLGDEYVSTEHLLIGLAAAPGSDPVAKALAEAGAAPQALRAALPQVRGSSRVTSANPEGTYKTLEKYGTDLTEAAREGKLDPVIGRDAEIRRVIQVLSRRTKNNPVLIGEPGVGKTAVVEGLAQRIVAGDVPESLRGKRLVALDLAGMVAGAKYRGEFEERLKAVLKEIKDSDGEVVTFIDELHTVVGAGGGSEGAMDAGNMLKPMLARGELRLVGATTLDEFRENVEKDPALERRFQQVFVGEPSVSDTVAILRGIAPKYEAHHQVTISDGALVAAAQLSDRYITGRQLPDKAIDLIDEAASRLRMELDSSPVEIDELRRRVDRMRMEESYLADSAQGDGEDEAAVERLERLRAELADATEELTALTARWEKEKAGHNLVGELRAQLDELRTKADLAEREGRFEEAGRLRYGEMPALERQIREAEATEGGAARSEGGAEQASPAEPMIAEKVGPSQIAEVIASWTGIPVGRLLQGETEKLLHMEEVIGQRLIGQRAAVVAVSDAVRRSRAGVSDPDRPTGSFLFLGPTGVGKTELAKALADFLFDDERAIVRIDMSEYSEKHSVARLVGAPPGYVGYEEGGQLTEAVRRRPYSVVLLDEVEKAHPEVFDILLQVLDDGRLTDGQGRTVDFRNVILVLTSNLGSQFLIDPVMGPEEKREAVMTMVRSSFKPEFLNRLDETLVFDPLSKEELARIVDLQLERMAARLTDRRLALTVSPAAREWLADEGYDPAYGARPLRRLVQREIGDRLARMILAGEVSDGQEVLADVSPEGVMAGLVLCAQGAPVSRSARTAASAE, from the coding sequence CCGCAGGCCCGCACCGCCGTCGGAGCCGCCGCCCGCCGCACCTTGACCGCCCTGCCCGCCAACGCCGGCAGCACCGTCACCCGCCCCCTGCCCTCCCGTGCCCTGCTGGCCGCCCTGGAGGCCGCCGCCAAGGAGGCTGAGCAGCTGGGCGACGAGTACGTCTCCACCGAGCACCTGCTCATCGGCCTGGCCGCCGCCCCCGGCAGCGACCCCGTGGCCAAGGCCCTGGCCGAGGCCGGGGCCGCCCCCCAGGCCCTGCGCGCCGCCCTGCCCCAGGTGCGGGGCAGCAGCCGCGTCACCTCCGCCAACCCTGAAGGCACCTACAAGACCCTGGAGAAGTACGGCACCGACCTCACCGAGGCCGCCCGCGAGGGCAAGCTGGACCCTGTCATCGGCCGGGACGCCGAGATCCGCCGCGTCATCCAGGTACTCTCGCGACGCACCAAGAACAACCCGGTGCTGATCGGCGAGCCCGGCGTCGGCAAGACCGCCGTCGTCGAGGGGCTGGCCCAGCGCATCGTGGCCGGGGACGTGCCCGAGTCCCTGCGCGGCAAGCGCCTGGTGGCCCTGGACCTGGCCGGGATGGTGGCCGGGGCCAAGTACCGCGGTGAGTTCGAGGAGCGGCTCAAGGCCGTGCTCAAGGAGATCAAGGACTCCGACGGCGAGGTCGTGACCTTCATCGACGAGCTGCACACCGTGGTCGGCGCCGGGGGCGGCTCTGAGGGCGCCATGGACGCAGGCAACATGCTCAAGCCCATGCTGGCGCGCGGCGAGCTGCGCCTGGTGGGCGCCACCACCCTGGACGAGTTCCGCGAGAACGTGGAGAAGGACCCGGCCCTGGAGCGGCGCTTCCAGCAGGTCTTCGTGGGCGAGCCCTCCGTGTCCGACACCGTGGCCATCCTGCGCGGTATCGCCCCCAAGTACGAGGCCCACCACCAGGTGACCATCTCCGACGGCGCCCTGGTGGCCGCCGCCCAGCTCTCCGACCGCTACATCACCGGCCGCCAGCTGCCCGACAAGGCCATCGACCTGATTGACGAGGCCGCCTCCCGCCTGCGCATGGAGCTGGACTCCAGCCCCGTGGAGATCGACGAGCTGCGCCGCCGCGTGGACCGCATGCGCATGGAGGAGTCCTACCTGGCCGACTCCGCCCAGGGCGACGGCGAGGACGAGGCCGCCGTCGAGCGCCTGGAGCGCCTGCGCGCCGAGCTGGCCGACGCCACCGAGGAGCTGACCGCCCTGACCGCCCGCTGGGAGAAGGAGAAGGCCGGGCACAACCTGGTCGGTGAGCTGCGCGCCCAGCTCGACGAGCTGCGCACCAAGGCGGACCTGGCCGAGCGTGAGGGCCGCTTTGAGGAGGCCGGGCGCCTGCGCTACGGGGAGATGCCCGCCCTGGAGCGGCAGATCCGGGAGGCTGAGGCCACGGAGGGTGGCGCCGCCCGCAGTGAGGGCGGGGCCGAGCAGGCATCCCCGGCCGAGCCGATGATCGCCGAGAAGGTCGGCCCCTCGCAGATCGCCGAGGTGATCGCCTCCTGGACCGGCATCCCGGTGGGGCGGCTGCTGCAGGGCGAGACCGAGAAGCTGCTCCACATGGAGGAGGTCATCGGACAGCGCCTGATCGGCCAGCGGGCCGCCGTGGTGGCGGTCTCCGACGCCGTGCGGCGCTCGCGGGCAGGGGTCTCTGACCCGGACCGGCCCACCGGCTCCTTCCTGTTCCTGGGCCCCACCGGCGTGGGCAAGACCGAGCTGGCCAAGGCCCTGGCGGACTTCCTGTTCGACGACGAGCGCGCCATCGTGCGCATCGACATGTCCGAGTACTCCGAGAAGCACTCGGTAGCCCGCCTGGTGGGGGCGCCTCCCGGCTACGTGGGCTACGAGGAGGGCGGCCAGCTCACGGAGGCGGTGCGCCGTCGCCCCTACTCGGTGGTGCTGCTGGACGAGGTGGAGAAGGCCCACCCGGAGGTCTTTGACATTCTCCTGCAGGTGCTCGACGACGGCCGCCTCACCGACGGCCAGGGCCGCACGGTGGACTTCCGCAACGTGATCCTGGTGCTGACCTCCAACCTGGGCAGCCAGTTCCTGATCGACCCGGTCATGGGGCCGGAGGAGAAGCGCGAGGCGGTTATGACCATGGTGCGCTCCTCCTTCAAGCCGGAGTTCCTGAACCGGCTGGACGAGACCCTGGTGTTCGACCCGCTGAGCAAGGAGGAGCTGGCCCGGATCGTGGACCTCCAGCTGGAGCGGATGGCGGCGCGCCTGACCGACCGGCGCCTGGCCCTGACGGTCTCCCCGGCCGCGCGCGAGTGGCTGGCTGACGAGGGTTACGACCCGGCCTACGGGGCCCGGCCGCTGCGCCGCCTGGTGCAGCGGGAGATCGGGGACCGCCTGGCCCGGATGATCCTGGCGGGGGAGGTCTCTGACGGCCAGGAGGTCCTGGCGGACGTGAGCCCGGAGGGGGTGATGGCGGGCCTGGTGCTGTGTGCGCAGGGTGCTCCGGTCTCCCGTAGCGCCCGCACCGCCGCCAGCGCGGAGTGA
- a CDS encoding TetR/AcrR family transcriptional regulator: MASFIEGKDAVVAAPVRRGPGRPPAGSEDKHARVLDEAVKLFGSAGYAATSLADIANAAEISKAGLLHHFRSKEELFVEVLRAHEEAESKAVPFPGGDNPWLVLTAWIERLRHSLACRELAAVNVAMSGEVLQMGPTARQWKTQRLEAEVTALAECLERGKTAGFIRQEAPSWGLARTVVALTDGLLVQWFCATDGGVEQAEARGADVLSELKLYVDMLKARWAL; encoded by the coding sequence ATGGCATCTTTCATTGAAGGCAAGGACGCCGTTGTAGCTGCCCCCGTACGCCGTGGTCCGGGCCGCCCGCCGGCAGGCTCGGAGGACAAGCACGCCCGCGTCCTCGACGAGGCCGTCAAGCTCTTTGGCTCTGCCGGGTACGCCGCCACCTCCCTGGCGGACATCGCCAACGCGGCGGAAATCTCCAAGGCCGGGCTCCTGCACCACTTCCGCTCCAAGGAGGAGCTTTTTGTGGAGGTGCTGCGCGCCCATGAGGAGGCGGAGAGCAAGGCGGTGCCCTTTCCCGGCGGGGACAACCCCTGGCTGGTACTGACCGCCTGGATCGAGCGGCTGCGCCACAGCCTGGCCTGCCGCGAGCTCGCGGCAGTCAACGTGGCCATGAGCGGCGAGGTGCTGCAGATGGGGCCAACCGCCCGCCAGTGGAAGACCCAGCGCCTGGAGGCGGAGGTGACGGCGCTGGCGGAGTGCCTGGAGCGGGGCAAGACGGCTGGCTTCATCCGTCAGGAGGCGCCCTCCTGGGGCCTGGCCCGCACCGTGGTCGCCCTGACTGACGGCCTGCTGGTGCAGTGGTTCTGCGCCACCGACGGCGGCGTCGAGCAGGCGGAGGCGCGGGGCGCGGACGTGCTCTCGGAGCTGAAGCTCTACGTGGACATGCTCAAGGCCCGCTGGGCACTCTGA
- a CDS encoding glycerophosphodiester phosphodiesterase family protein, with amino-acid sequence MIAHRGARDLAPENTLAAFDLAGRHGSQWVELDVDVIGDGTVIVIHDSRLDRTTDRVGSYYDLAAADLAGIDAGSWFQAADGSRPFAGEGLPTLAASLEVVRRHGMHVNVEIKSCEAGAAACRRLVDGVAALLDEHAACGGGQVLVSSFNPVLLDRVGRRRPGTRLALLTEQGLLLDDWRSYVEELGAEAVNPADEGLERGRVEEIRALGYGVNVWTVNSRERAEELFSWGVTGVFTDRVHELGDLARAGI; translated from the coding sequence GTGATCGCCCACCGGGGGGCGCGGGACCTGGCCCCGGAGAACACCTTGGCGGCTTTTGACCTGGCGGGGCGCCACGGGTCCCAGTGGGTGGAGCTGGACGTGGACGTGATCGGCGACGGCACCGTGATCGTCATCCACGACTCGCGGCTGGACCGCACCACCGACCGCGTCGGCAGCTACTACGACCTGGCGGCGGCGGACCTGGCGGGGATCGACGCGGGCTCCTGGTTCCAGGCCGCGGACGGTTCCCGGCCCTTTGCCGGGGAGGGGCTGCCGACCTTGGCGGCCAGCCTGGAGGTGGTGCGCCGTCACGGCATGCACGTGAACGTGGAGATCAAGTCCTGTGAGGCGGGGGCGGCGGCCTGCAGGCGGCTGGTTGACGGGGTGGCGGCGCTGCTGGACGAGCACGCGGCCTGCGGCGGGGGGCAGGTGCTGGTGTCCTCCTTCAACCCGGTGCTGCTGGACCGGGTGGGGCGACGTCGTCCGGGCACCCGCCTGGCGCTGCTCACGGAGCAGGGGCTGCTGCTGGACGACTGGCGCTCCTACGTGGAGGAGCTGGGGGCGGAGGCCGTCAACCCGGCGGACGAGGGCCTGGAGCGGGGCCGGGTGGAGGAGATCCGGGCCCTGGGCTACGGCGTGAACGTGTGGACGGTGAACTCCCGGGAGCGCGCCGAGGAGCTGTTCAGCTGGGGCGTGACCGGGGTGTTCACGGACCGGGTGCACGAGCTGGGCGACCTGGCCCGCGCCGGGATCTGA
- a CDS encoding NAD(+) synthase, whose product MSQLLSERPTIAFRSAYDQGFARVAAVTLPVVLADPVSNAQAVIEQARSLSAQGVCLAAFPELCLTGYSIDDLFLNEVLLQDTLAAIESLRAATAELGTALVVGAPLRVGNRVYNCALVICGGQVLGAAPKSYLPNYREFYDKRYFAAGDSPEEGRVTLPGVRQPSGSSRQGPSGPGEHADAVVPFGPDLLFEVEDVPGLVFHVEVCEDMWVPVPPSSMAALAGANVLLNLSGSPITVGKAEDRKLLARASSARNLAAYVFAAAGQGESSTDLAWDGQTFVYENGELLGETERFPEGPRATVVDVDIEGMVAERLRQGSFDDNQQTFSRAAGTDHRSTFTSPSRFRRLYVSRELLRVPRTDIGLLRTVDRFPFVPDDPQRLAQDCYEAYNIQVAALAQRLRAIGLPKIVIGVSGGLDSTHALIVAARAVDRLGLGREHIHAITMPGFATSAETKQNALALAQALGCHVEELDIRPTATQMLTEMGHPYGRGERGPEVYDVTFENVQAGLRTDFLFRIANHRGGIVLGTGDLSELALGWCTFGVGDQMAHYGVNAGIPKTLIQHLIRWVASEHLFNEAASQVLLAVLDTEISPELVPAADGEPMQSTQAKIGPYALQDFHLWHLLRRGSRPSRVAFLAEKAWADASVGAWPAGLPEAEKVAYDLATIRKWELVFLRRFFSNQFKRSTLPNGPKVVSGGSLSPRGDWRMPSDSSATAWIAELERNVPQD is encoded by the coding sequence ATGAGCCAGCTCCTGAGTGAACGTCCCACCATCGCCTTCCGCTCCGCCTACGACCAGGGCTTTGCGCGGGTGGCGGCCGTTACCCTGCCGGTGGTGCTAGCCGACCCGGTCTCCAACGCCCAGGCCGTCATCGAGCAGGCCCGCAGCCTCAGCGCGCAGGGCGTGTGCCTGGCCGCCTTCCCCGAGCTGTGCCTGACCGGCTACTCCATAGACGACCTGTTCCTTAACGAGGTGCTGCTGCAGGACACCCTGGCCGCCATCGAGTCCCTGCGGGCGGCCACCGCCGAGCTGGGCACCGCCCTGGTGGTCGGCGCCCCCCTGCGCGTCGGCAACCGCGTCTACAACTGCGCACTGGTCATCTGCGGCGGCCAGGTGCTCGGCGCCGCCCCCAAGTCCTACCTGCCCAACTACCGTGAGTTCTACGATAAGCGGTACTTCGCCGCCGGGGACAGCCCGGAGGAGGGGCGGGTCACCCTCCCAGGGGTGCGCCAGCCCTCCGGCAGCAGCCGCCAGGGCCCGTCCGGCCCCGGCGAGCACGCCGACGCCGTCGTCCCCTTCGGCCCGGACCTGCTCTTTGAGGTGGAGGACGTGCCCGGGCTGGTGTTCCACGTGGAGGTCTGTGAGGACATGTGGGTGCCGGTACCCCCCTCCTCCATGGCCGCCCTGGCCGGGGCCAACGTGCTGCTCAACCTCTCCGGCTCCCCCATCACCGTAGGCAAGGCCGAGGACCGCAAGCTCCTGGCCCGCGCCTCCTCCGCCCGCAACCTGGCCGCCTACGTGTTCGCCGCCGCCGGGCAGGGTGAGTCCTCCACCGACCTGGCCTGGGACGGACAGACCTTCGTCTACGAGAACGGCGAGCTGCTGGGGGAGACCGAGCGCTTCCCCGAGGGGCCGCGCGCCACCGTCGTCGACGTCGATATCGAGGGCATGGTGGCGGAGCGCCTCCGCCAAGGCAGTTTCGACGACAACCAGCAGACCTTCTCCCGTGCCGCGGGCACCGACCACCGCAGCACCTTCACCAGCCCCTCCCGCTTCCGCCGCCTGTACGTCAGCCGCGAGCTCCTGCGGGTGCCTCGCACCGACATCGGCCTGCTGCGCACGGTGGACCGCTTCCCCTTCGTACCCGACGACCCGCAGCGCCTGGCCCAGGACTGCTACGAGGCCTACAACATCCAGGTGGCCGCCCTGGCCCAGCGCCTGCGCGCGATCGGCCTGCCCAAGATCGTTATCGGCGTCTCCGGGGGCCTGGACTCCACCCACGCCCTGATAGTCGCCGCCCGGGCGGTGGACCGGCTGGGCCTGGGCCGGGAGCACATCCACGCCATCACCATGCCCGGCTTCGCCACCAGTGCCGAGACCAAGCAGAACGCCCTGGCGCTGGCCCAGGCCCTAGGCTGCCACGTCGAGGAGCTGGACATCCGGCCCACCGCCACCCAGATGCTCACCGAGATGGGGCACCCCTACGGGCGGGGTGAGCGCGGCCCCGAGGTCTACGACGTCACCTTTGAGAACGTCCAGGCCGGGCTGCGCACCGACTTCCTGTTCCGTATCGCCAACCACCGGGGCGGCATCGTGCTGGGCACCGGGGACCTGTCCGAGCTGGCCCTGGGCTGGTGCACCTTCGGGGTGGGGGACCAGATGGCGCACTACGGCGTCAACGCCGGTATCCCCAAGACCCTGATCCAGCACCTGATCCGCTGGGTGGCCTCCGAGCACCTGTTCAACGAGGCCGCCAGCCAGGTGCTGCTGGCCGTTCTGGACACGGAGATCAGCCCCGAGCTGGTGCCCGCCGCCGACGGCGAGCCCATGCAGTCCACCCAGGCCAAGATCGGCCCCTACGCGCTGCAGGACTTCCACCTGTGGCACCTGCTGCGGCGCGGCTCCCGCCCCAGCCGGGTCGCCTTCCTGGCCGAGAAGGCCTGGGCGGACGCCAGCGTGGGCGCGTGGCCCGCCGGGCTGCCCGAGGCGGAGAAGGTGGCCTACGACCTGGCTACCATCCGCAAGTGGGAGCTGGTGTTCCTCAGGCGCTTCTTCTCCAACCAGTTCAAGCGCTCCACCCTGCCCAACGGCCCCAAGGTGGTCTCCGGCGGCTCGCTGTCCCCGCGCGGGGACTGGCGCATGCCCTCGGACTCCAGCGCCACCGCCTGGATCGCCGAGCTAGAGCGCAACGTCCCCCAGGACTGA
- a CDS encoding HAD family hydrolase, giving the protein MCALAVDAPGTPDSLAAPGGTGAGDAPTRYVLSTDLDGTIIFDAAVSPADLQALRRWRQAGNLLVVNTGRSVAALGSALAGTGVEFDYAVLYTGAVTTDAAARPLSVNPMPQGVVEAVMEELGDEPGLRVFTTTLERDYILHDGLPGVPSLLTLFSPATLADLAGRTVIGMPFQARRESVLQRVQDLARQRLGQQVWAVRNQDFVDYVPAGHTKGTGLARLVSDLTAPGGPCEGERLETWSIGDSWNDIPMHRTADHCACLPWSPPEVKAVCDQEVPSLSALVDEVLGARA; this is encoded by the coding sequence ATGTGCGCGCTGGCAGTGGATGCTCCTGGTACCCCGGACAGTCTGGCGGCTCCGGGGGGCACAGGGGCAGGGGACGCCCCCACCCGGTACGTGCTGTCCACGGACCTGGACGGCACCATCATCTTCGACGCCGCCGTCAGCCCCGCAGACCTCCAGGCCCTGCGGCGCTGGCGGCAGGCCGGCAACCTGCTGGTGGTCAACACCGGCCGCTCCGTGGCGGCCCTGGGCAGCGCCCTGGCGGGTACCGGAGTCGAGTTCGACTACGCGGTGCTGTACACCGGGGCCGTCACCACGGACGCCGCAGCCCGCCCCCTGTCCGTCAACCCCATGCCGCAGGGCGTGGTGGAAGCGGTTATGGAGGAGCTGGGGGATGAGCCTGGGCTGCGGGTATTCACCACCACCCTGGAGCGGGACTATATCCTCCACGACGGCCTCCCGGGCGTGCCCAGCCTGCTGACACTCTTCTCCCCGGCGACGCTGGCGGACCTGGCGGGCCGTACCGTAATCGGGATGCCCTTCCAGGCGCGGCGCGAGTCCGTGCTGCAGCGCGTGCAGGACCTGGCCCGGCAACGTCTCGGCCAGCAGGTCTGGGCCGTACGCAATCAGGACTTCGTGGACTACGTGCCTGCCGGGCACACCAAGGGCACCGGGCTGGCACGCCTGGTATCGGACCTGACGGCACCGGGTGGCCCCTGCGAGGGGGAGCGGTTGGAGACCTGGAGCATCGGTGACTCCTGGAACGACATACCCATGCACCGAACCGCTGACCACTGCGCCTGCCTGCCCTGGTCCCCGCCGGAGGTCAAGGCGGTCTGCGACCAGGAGGTACCCTCCCTGTCGGCCCTGGTGGACGAGGTGCTGGGGGCACGGGCCTAG
- a CDS encoding serpin family protein, which yields MGENDLGAPGPASPSRRRVLHTSQALAASGLLVALAGCSTSPAGSPPAPAGPAGAPSTAGPASSVARASSALSARQLAHRLRKSGTSNVLLSPAGTSLTLAMLYTQADRLGDGVAPLLLGTDTQAGADERDTRWNAALQALQRLDTADTETLKSFKPDVLPDTPLLHIANNLVQIGTKQLVRTEYTEAVRSWYGATVSQVSVQEAQETLDAWASLHTGGLIDKSGIKVTGNNLLVLQNALLLAARWESPFEGEQTQKRQDFHRLDGSLSQADLMTGTLSLPLVAGPGWRAVRLPYTPSQQGPGLALDVVLPDEPGGLGSLPLDTWQEATEALSGPEAQLSQVNLRLPRLDLRTEAVNLLAELRQLGVELNHLTHIGNNLEVDQAVQQVRLQVLEPGTLGAALTEISVKEFAAPLEPDTRPVDFFVDHPFVLRVVELGSGLAVFEAAVMDPASAAAG from the coding sequence ATGGGCGAAAACGACCTCGGGGCACCTGGACCAGCTAGTCCCAGCCGCAGGCGGGTCCTGCACACCTCCCAGGCACTAGCCGCCTCCGGACTGCTGGTGGCCCTGGCTGGCTGCTCCACCTCACCTGCTGGCAGTCCCCCGGCGCCAGCAGGGCCCGCCGGTGCGCCGTCTACGGCGGGCCCCGCAAGCAGCGTCGCCCGGGCTTCCAGCGCCTTAAGCGCCCGGCAGCTGGCCCACCGCCTGCGGAAGTCAGGCACGAGCAACGTCCTGCTGAGCCCGGCAGGCACCAGCCTGACCCTGGCCATGCTCTACACCCAGGCGGACAGGCTTGGCGACGGCGTCGCCCCCCTGCTGCTCGGGACGGACACGCAGGCAGGCGCAGATGAACGGGACACCCGCTGGAACGCCGCCCTGCAGGCCCTACAACGCCTGGACACCGCCGACACCGAGACCCTGAAGAGCTTCAAGCCCGATGTGCTCCCGGACACCCCCCTGCTGCACATCGCCAACAACCTGGTGCAGATAGGCACTAAGCAGCTGGTTCGTACGGAGTACACGGAAGCCGTGCGCAGCTGGTACGGGGCCACGGTGAGCCAGGTATCCGTGCAGGAGGCGCAGGAGACCCTGGACGCCTGGGCCAGCTTGCACACCGGTGGGCTTATCGACAAGTCCGGTATCAAGGTCACTGGCAACAACCTGCTGGTGCTACAGAACGCCCTGCTGCTAGCGGCCCGGTGGGAAAGCCCCTTTGAGGGAGAACAGACCCAGAAGCGCCAGGACTTCCACCGCCTGGACGGGTCCCTCAGCCAGGCGGACCTTATGACGGGCACACTCAGCCTGCCCCTGGTAGCCGGCCCCGGGTGGCGGGCGGTGCGCCTGCCCTACACGCCGAGCCAGCAGGGGCCGGGCCTGGCACTGGACGTGGTCCTGCCGGACGAGCCCGGCGGCCTAGGGTCCTTGCCACTGGACACCTGGCAGGAGGCCACCGAGGCCCTCAGCGGCCCTGAGGCGCAGTTGTCGCAGGTCAACCTGCGCCTGCCCCGCCTGGACCTGCGCACCGAGGCCGTAAACCTCCTGGCCGAGCTGAGGCAGCTGGGGGTGGAGCTGAACCACCTGACGCATATCGGCAACAACCTGGAGGTGGACCAGGCCGTTCAGCAGGTCCGCCTGCAGGTCCTGGAGCCGGGGACGCTCGGGGCCGCCCTTACCGAGATAAGCGTCAAGGAGTTCGCCGCCCCGCTGGAGCCCGATACCAGGCCGGTGGACTTCTTCGTGGACCACCCCTTCGTGCTGCGGGTGGTGGAGCTGGGCAGCGGCCTGGCCGTGTTCGAGGCCGCAGTCATGGACCCGGCCTCGGCGGCTGCCGGTTAG
- a CDS encoding GNAT family N-acetyltransferase — MSVELFTSSTPELVEAMARLIPQLSRSAPALTSTQCTELVAQEGVFLFVFRPETADEQGQRPILGMLTLATFKIPTGLRAWIEDVVVDSAARGQGAGAALVQAAVEHAAQLGARTVDLTSRPSREAANRLYQRCGFELRETNVYRYAAR; from the coding sequence ATGTCGGTTGAGCTATTCACCAGCTCTACGCCTGAGCTGGTCGAGGCCATGGCACGCCTCATCCCCCAGCTGTCCCGCTCCGCCCCGGCCCTGACCTCCACCCAGTGCACGGAGCTGGTGGCCCAGGAGGGCGTCTTCTTGTTCGTGTTCCGCCCGGAGACCGCTGACGAGCAGGGGCAGCGCCCGATACTAGGGATGCTGACCCTGGCCACCTTCAAGATCCCTACGGGGCTGCGCGCCTGGATCGAGGACGTCGTCGTCGACTCGGCTGCCCGCGGCCAGGGGGCAGGGGCAGCCCTGGTGCAGGCGGCGGTGGAGCACGCCGCGCAGCTGGGTGCGCGCACGGTGGACCTGACCTCCCGACCCTCCCGTGAGGCCGCTAACCGCCTCTACCAGCGCTGCGGCTTCGAGCTGCGCGAGACCAACGTGTACCGGTACGCCGCGCGATGA
- a CDS encoding serpin family protein — protein sequence MRATVPACPSRRSVVLGVPALATAAALSGLGGCAALEGVAPGSPTRALRAIDSLPSQVRPTSPPADVTTSMVAADAASSLGSRLLRQRLEASPGSNALVCPAGLSLSLAMLYAQAPSLGQGVADLLGAGSDDDATARDTMWRRAQLALQRFDTLSVRELQHFDPDRLPEQPLLHLASNLLLVGSAKDTVNQSYVDAVRTWYDAAVSYVALDQATEATNAWARLHTGGLVRRSGLQLDGSTRLVLQSAVLLAARWALPFRPTETLKDQVFHLPGQGRSRADLMVTTAHLPLVEDTQWRALRLPYGPAAKEGRGLVLDVVLPRRTVHPTELGEQAWSEATAALTELERQGRSGPEVRLRLPRLDLTTEATDLLQELSSLDVELGSLDHIGPEMVVNQTVQQARLVVDEEGTVAAALTEVQVGVSAPLPAGDPVEFFVDHPFVARIVDAATGMPVFEAVVMDPASRSAL from the coding sequence ATGCGCGCTACGGTCCCTGCCTGTCCCAGCCGTCGTTCCGTCGTCCTGGGGGTGCCCGCCCTAGCCACCGCCGCGGCGCTGTCCGGTCTAGGTGGCTGTGCGGCGCTGGAGGGGGTGGCCCCCGGCTCGCCGACCCGGGCCCTGCGCGCCATCGACTCTCTGCCCTCGCAGGTCCGCCCCACCAGCCCTCCGGCGGACGTGACCACCTCTATGGTGGCGGCGGACGCTGCCAGCAGCCTGGGCAGCCGCCTGCTGCGGCAACGGCTGGAGGCCTCCCCCGGCTCCAACGCCCTGGTCTGCCCGGCGGGACTGAGCCTGTCCCTGGCCATGCTGTACGCCCAGGCCCCCTCCCTGGGGCAGGGCGTAGCGGATCTGCTGGGGGCCGGTTCCGACGACGACGCGACGGCGCGGGACACCATGTGGCGGCGCGCCCAGCTGGCCCTGCAGCGCTTTGACACCCTCTCGGTGCGCGAGCTGCAGCACTTTGACCCCGACCGGCTGCCGGAGCAGCCCCTGCTGCACCTGGCCAGTAACCTGCTGCTGGTGGGCTCCGCCAAGGACACGGTCAACCAGTCCTACGTGGACGCCGTGCGCACCTGGTACGACGCCGCCGTCAGCTATGTGGCGCTGGACCAGGCCACCGAGGCCACCAACGCCTGGGCCAGGCTCCACACAGGGGGACTGGTGCGCCGCTCAGGCCTACAGCTGGACGGCAGCACGCGCCTGGTGCTGCAGAGCGCCGTGCTGCTGGCGGCCCGCTGGGCCCTGCCCTTCCGGCCTACGGAGACCCTGAAGGACCAGGTCTTCCACCTGCCCGGACAGGGGCGCAGCCGGGCTGACCTGATGGTCACCACCGCCCACCTTCCGCTGGTGGAGGACACGCAGTGGCGGGCCCTGCGGCTGCCTTACGGGCCTGCGGCTAAGGAGGGCAGGGGCCTGGTGCTGGACGTGGTGCTGCCCCGCAGGACCGTCCACCCCACCGAGCTGGGCGAGCAGGCCTGGAGCGAGGCCACCGCCGCCTTGACCGAGCTGGAGCGCCAGGGACGCAGCGGCCCGGAGGTACGGTTGCGCCTGCCTCGCCTGGACCTGACCACGGAGGCCACTGACCTGCTGCAGGAGCTCAGCTCCCTGGACGTTGAGCTGGGGAGCCTGGACCATATCGGGCCTGAGATGGTGGTCAACCAGACGGTGCAGCAGGCGCGCCTGGTGGTGGACGAGGAGGGCACGGTGGCGGCTGCCCTGACGGAGGTGCAGGTGGGGGTCTCGGCCCCGCTCCCTGCTGGCGATCCGGTGGAGTTCTTCGTGGACCACCCGTTCGTGGCCCGTATCGTCGACGCGGCCACCGGTATGCCCGTGTTCGAGGCCGTGGTCATGGACCCGGCGTCCCGCTCCGCCCTGTAG